A genomic window from Candidatus Methylacidiphilum fumarolicum includes:
- a CDS encoding PP2C family protein-serine/threonine phosphatase, with product MFSSIILISILALVMGLWIYEKLLGKSLQLNLTKSEEYNQSFIQYIKSLSSQKALSEDIQSLLELVMKLISAKGLVLRLENMPERALLESCYQLGDISLEKLKANLKRQTTKKEVKDTLFSNIEKNGISIGYFYAELKEEGDEEWLKKVIAMMINQIFFFLENHSLQRELKEDTIRFFGEIQKGWLPNIENSLKGFKVSARSIPSSRFNGDFYDSIRIDDYHCALVLSDVATKGLSSLLISGMCRTAIRSLVDHIRSPLEILCRLNEVLYPEICGKTIISLIYLFIDEKLNTVTMARAGHEMPIFCRKGKIEKIDLPGICLGIDEGKIFNKMVKEQELKLQSGDFLLLFTDGLVEAVNKEGAFFGRERAEKIVQEMSEKDPDIVLSAIVEQLKLFCKETAPFDDVTLLALSKN from the coding sequence ATGTTCAGTAGTATTATTCTTATTTCCATTCTTGCCCTTGTGATGGGGTTATGGATATATGAAAAACTGCTGGGAAAATCGTTGCAACTCAATTTGACAAAAAGCGAAGAATACAATCAGAGTTTTATTCAGTACATAAAGAGTCTCTCTTCTCAAAAAGCACTTTCAGAAGATATCCAGAGCCTATTGGAACTAGTTATGAAATTGATCTCGGCCAAAGGCTTGGTGTTGCGGCTCGAAAACATGCCTGAAAGAGCTTTATTGGAATCTTGTTATCAATTAGGGGACATTTCCCTAGAAAAATTGAAGGCAAATTTAAAAAGGCAGACAACAAAAAAAGAGGTAAAGGACACGCTTTTTTCCAACATAGAAAAAAATGGAATATCAATTGGATACTTTTATGCCGAGCTGAAGGAAGAAGGCGATGAAGAGTGGCTAAAAAAAGTCATAGCTATGATGATAAACCAAATCTTTTTTTTCCTAGAAAATCATAGTCTACAGCGTGAATTAAAAGAGGATACGATCAGGTTCTTTGGGGAAATTCAAAAAGGATGGCTTCCCAACATAGAAAACTCCTTGAAGGGTTTTAAAGTTTCTGCCAGATCCATACCTTCTTCTCGGTTTAATGGAGATTTTTATGATTCAATCAGGATAGATGATTATCACTGTGCCCTTGTGTTAAGCGATGTGGCTACTAAAGGCTTGTCTTCCCTTTTAATAAGTGGCATGTGCCGAACAGCAATTCGTTCTCTTGTGGATCATATCAGATCGCCATTGGAGATTCTCTGTAGACTTAATGAAGTTCTTTATCCAGAAATTTGTGGGAAAACCATTATTTCCTTAATTTATCTTTTTATAGATGAAAAACTTAATACAGTAACCATGGCCAGGGCCGGTCATGAAATGCCCATTTTTTGTCGCAAGGGCAAAATAGAAAAAATCGATCTGCCTGGTATTTGTTTAGGGATTGACGAAGGTAAAATATTCAACAAAATGGTTAAGGAGCAGGAGCTAAAATTGCAAAGCGGTGATTTTTTGCTTTTATTTACAGATGGACTTGTCGAAGCGGTCAATAAAGAAGGAGCCTTTTTTGGTCGAGAAAGGGCAGAAAAAATAGTTCAAGAGATGTCTGAAAAAGATCCTGATATTGTGTTAAGTGCGATTGTTGAGCAACTGAAACTGTTTTGTAAAGAAACGGCTCCCTTTGACGATGTGACCCTCCTGGCCCTTTCAAAAAATTAG
- a CDS encoding nucleotide exchange factor GrpE: MAETNMKEGQQRVEPAVESMDNAAFVVVSSRLLSEWKQKAQQTDEMHEKLLRTLADWDNARKRISKEKDEAIKHANTQIFQSLLPVIDNFEIGIQSSQKASDINSILTGIKMVLSQFLQILKEEGVEPIEALGKPFDPHFHESLGFVETDEVEEGHVASQLRKGYMYKGRLLRAAAVYVAKKPMAPSKGEVSAESKEEVPAQEGKKTSD; the protein is encoded by the coding sequence ATGGCAGAGACAAATATGAAAGAAGGACAGCAAAGGGTTGAACCAGCTGTTGAATCAATGGACAATGCCGCCTTTGTTGTAGTTAGCTCCCGACTGCTCTCAGAGTGGAAGCAAAAAGCTCAACAGACTGATGAAATGCATGAAAAACTACTGAGGACTCTAGCTGATTGGGATAATGCACGGAAAAGAATTTCAAAAGAAAAGGACGAGGCCATAAAGCATGCAAATACACAAATTTTTCAGTCCCTTTTGCCTGTCATAGACAATTTTGAAATTGGTATTCAATCTTCCCAAAAGGCATCGGATATTAATTCAATTCTCACGGGAATCAAAATGGTTTTGTCTCAGTTTTTACAGATATTAAAAGAAGAAGGAGTCGAACCTATTGAAGCTTTAGGTAAACCATTCGATCCGCATTTTCATGAGTCCCTAGGATTTGTTGAAACCGATGAGGTAGAAGAAGGACATGTTGCAAGTCAGCTTAGAAAAGGCTATATGTACAAGGGTAGGCTGTTAAGAGCTGCTGCTGTCTATGTCGCTAAAAAACCGATGGCTCCTTCTAAGGGGGAAGTTTCTGCCGAATCTAAGGAGGAAGTTCCTGCCCAAGAAGGCAAAAAGACTAGTGATTAA
- a CDS encoding MBL fold metallo-hydrolase translates to MPSTLLRPKAIVLGSGTSQGVPMIGCRCATCLSTDPRDKRTRSSLYLTDGISSILIDTTPELRLQCLRENIQNVHGILFTHQHADHIMGFDDLRRFCDIIGTKLPIYASEEVIATLKRIFPYAFDPSLEKNGYLRVIPHIIEGTFQIGRFTIHPLPLPHGKITTLGFLFEQEKKKILAYLVDCKTIPQTIIERLLDVEVLIIDALRDEPHPTHLCTSEAITMAQRIGAKKTYFTHLTHHKSHKERQACLPPKIYVAYDGLEIDL, encoded by the coding sequence ATGCCTTCAACATTGTTAAGACCAAAAGCTATTGTTCTTGGCTCAGGGACTTCTCAAGGGGTTCCAATGATCGGATGCAGATGCGCCACCTGCCTATCGACAGATCCAAGAGATAAACGCACACGCTCCTCCCTTTATCTCACCGATGGCATCAGTTCGATTCTCATCGACACTACTCCCGAACTCCGTCTCCAATGTCTCAGAGAGAATATCCAAAACGTCCATGGTATTCTTTTTACCCATCAGCATGCCGATCATATTATGGGATTTGATGATTTGAGAAGATTTTGTGATATCATTGGCACTAAACTTCCTATTTATGCTTCTGAAGAGGTCATAGCTACATTAAAAAGAATCTTTCCCTATGCTTTTGATCCTTCGCTAGAAAAAAACGGCTATCTCAGAGTCATTCCCCATATTATTGAGGGAACTTTCCAAATTGGTAGATTCACCATCCATCCACTTCCCTTACCACACGGCAAAATAACCACCTTGGGCTTTCTCTTTGAACAGGAGAAGAAAAAAATACTGGCTTATCTTGTCGATTGTAAAACTATACCTCAAACAATTATCGAACGGCTTTTGGATGTCGAAGTTCTTATTATCGATGCTCTAAGAGACGAACCTCATCCCACCCACCTATGTACTTCAGAAGCCATAACAATGGCTCAACGCATTGGCGCCAAAAAAACTTATTTTACCCACCTAACGCATCATAAATCCCACAAAGAGAGGCAAGCCTGCTTGCCCCCAAAAATTTACGTAGCTTATGATGGACTTGAAATTGATCTTTAA
- the dnaJ gene encoding molecular chaperone DnaJ, producing the protein MAKIKKDYYELLGVERGASTEEIKKAYRKLALKYHPDKNPGNKQAEELFKDISEAYEVLSDPEKRAAYDQFGHAAFDQRAAGPAGFHDPFEIFKEVFGSGTFFGDSLFGSLFEEAFGVGVGGKRGKQQRGADLRCDLKISFEEAALGCEKEITFTKLDTCPGCEGRGYAPGSGMISCPVCSGSGQIRSSKGFFTIAQTCPRCHGAGAIIEKPCLRCHGEGRIKQTAQLKVKIPPGIDEGYRLRLSGHGESGIAGAPPGDLYVVIHVMPHELFSRQGNDLLCEMPISFAQAALGGEISVPTLTGHEILRIPPGTQSGKIFRLRHKGIADIHGHGIGDLLVKVHVEVPTHLTPTQRSLLEAFAAACDQKTHPQQESFFEKAKRFFRSS; encoded by the coding sequence ATGGCGAAGATTAAAAAAGATTATTACGAACTTCTTGGTGTGGAAAGAGGGGCATCGACTGAAGAAATTAAGAAGGCTTATAGAAAATTAGCCCTCAAGTATCATCCGGATAAAAACCCTGGAAACAAGCAGGCTGAAGAACTCTTTAAAGATATAAGTGAAGCCTATGAGGTGTTAAGCGATCCAGAAAAAAGGGCTGCTTATGATCAATTTGGTCATGCAGCTTTTGATCAAAGGGCTGCTGGACCCGCTGGATTCCACGATCCTTTCGAAATTTTCAAAGAGGTCTTTGGCTCGGGAACATTTTTTGGAGATAGTCTGTTTGGAAGCCTTTTTGAGGAGGCTTTTGGCGTAGGTGTAGGAGGAAAGCGAGGTAAGCAGCAAAGAGGGGCAGATCTGCGATGTGATTTAAAAATCAGTTTTGAAGAAGCTGCGTTAGGTTGTGAAAAGGAAATAACCTTTACAAAACTGGATACTTGTCCGGGTTGTGAGGGGAGGGGGTATGCCCCAGGTTCGGGAATGATTAGTTGTCCAGTCTGTTCGGGAAGCGGTCAAATAAGATCTTCTAAAGGATTTTTTACCATTGCGCAAACTTGTCCTCGTTGTCATGGAGCTGGAGCTATCATCGAGAAACCCTGTCTGCGCTGTCATGGCGAAGGAAGGATCAAACAAACTGCTCAGCTCAAGGTCAAAATTCCTCCAGGGATTGACGAAGGGTATCGGTTAAGGCTCTCTGGTCATGGAGAATCTGGCATTGCAGGGGCACCACCAGGGGATCTTTATGTGGTCATTCATGTTATGCCTCATGAACTCTTTAGTCGCCAAGGCAACGATTTGTTGTGTGAGATGCCGATAAGCTTTGCTCAAGCAGCCTTAGGAGGAGAAATAAGTGTGCCTACTTTGACTGGACACGAAATTCTTAGAATTCCACCTGGAACACAAAGTGGGAAGATTTTCAGGCTTCGTCACAAAGGCATTGCGGATATTCATGGGCATGGGATTGGCGATCTGTTAGTAAAAGTTCATGTAGAGGTGCCAACACATCTTACACCGACACAACGATCTTTATTGGAGGCTTTCGCAGCGGCATGTGACCAGAAAACACATCCTCAACAGGAAAGTTTTTTTGAGAAAGCCAAGAGATTCTTTAGGTCTTCATAA
- a CDS encoding TatD family hydrolase — translation MFIETHAHLDFPQFSKDLEAVIQRAIDSGIEKIITIGTNLQSSRKALSIAEKIPAVWAAVGIHPLEAHKRAQPFEKDLSDLLDHPKIVAIGETGLDFHKFDPSLSPAEIEEQKKIQQEFFLSQLELAKEAKLNVIIHQRAAFNETLSLLSPYQGVLRGVFHCFVGTSQEASLLFSQSHLVSFTGIITFPNAQALRQTVLEIPLENMMLETDCPFLAPVPYRGKRSEPSHVRIIADEIAKIKKISLEEVASQTTRTASEFFAFQNSKRN, via the coding sequence ATGTTTATTGAAACGCATGCTCATCTTGATTTTCCACAATTTTCAAAAGATTTGGAAGCTGTCATTCAGCGGGCAATAGATAGTGGCATTGAAAAAATCATTACCATTGGAACTAATCTTCAAAGTTCAAGAAAGGCTTTAAGCATTGCCGAGAAAATTCCAGCAGTTTGGGCTGCCGTTGGCATCCATCCGCTGGAAGCCCATAAAAGAGCTCAGCCTTTTGAAAAGGACCTTTCTGATCTTTTGGACCATCCCAAAATCGTAGCCATAGGTGAAACGGGACTCGATTTTCACAAGTTTGATCCATCCTTGTCTCCAGCAGAAATTGAAGAGCAGAAAAAAATACAACAAGAGTTTTTTTTAAGTCAATTAGAACTGGCTAAAGAAGCCAAACTTAATGTCATCATTCACCAAAGGGCAGCTTTCAATGAAACCCTCTCTTTGTTATCTCCCTATCAAGGTGTCTTAAGGGGAGTATTCCACTGTTTTGTTGGGACTTCCCAAGAAGCCAGCCTTCTTTTTAGTCAAAGCCACCTTGTTTCTTTTACAGGAATTATAACTTTCCCAAATGCTCAGGCCCTTAGGCAAACAGTTTTAGAAATACCTCTTGAAAATATGATGCTGGAAACAGACTGTCCATTTCTTGCTCCCGTACCTTATAGGGGTAAGCGGTCTGAGCCTTCTCATGTGCGGATCATTGCTGATGAAATCGCCAAAATAAAAAAAATATCCCTCGAAGAAGTAGCTTCCCAGACCACCCGTACGGCAAGTGAATTTTTTGCTTTTCAAAACTCTAAAAGAAACTGA
- the ilvD gene encoding dihydroxy-acid dehydratase, whose product MPMNASNHSPLSSTASITEETQGSSQDVKKSLHRAYSSAIFDGVVRSPNRSMFYPLGFSSSDMAQKDLIGIASTWSQLTPCNMHIDKLAREAASGATEAGGKTLIFNTITISDGISMGTAGMKYSLVSREVIADSIETVVCCEGMDGIVTIGGCDKNMPGCLIAIARLNRPAVFVYGGTILPGCYKGENIDIISVFEAVGSFSQGKLSKEELLAIEQHAIPGPGSCGGMYTANTMACAIEAMGMSLPNSSTHPAVSLEKIEDARRAGRAVLQMINQGIRPRDILTKKAFENAITVVIALGGSTNAVLHLLAIAHAAEVELSLEDFDRIGQKVPVLADLKPSGKHSVADLSQIGGLTPLLKRLLDKGLLHGDCLTVTGKSLAQNLENVADYPPFQTIIHDFSNPIKKDSHLVILRGNLAPEGAVAKITGMEGKTFTGIARPFDSEEQALEKILDGTIKKGDVVVIRYEGPKGGPGMREMLAPTSAIMGRGLGKEVALITDGRFSGGTHGFVVGHICPEAAIGGPIALVEEGDHITIDTEKKEITLHVTPEILQKRQSKWTSPPLKCRGVLYKFAKTVSQANLGAVTDLL is encoded by the coding sequence ATGCCTATGAATGCTTCGAACCATTCTCCTTTATCTTCAACTGCCTCAATAACAGAAGAGACCCAAGGGTCATCGCAAGACGTTAAAAAATCCCTCCACAGAGCCTATTCGTCTGCAATTTTTGATGGTGTTGTTCGGTCTCCCAATCGGTCTATGTTCTATCCGCTGGGATTTTCCTCATCAGACATGGCTCAAAAAGATCTCATTGGGATAGCCTCCACCTGGAGTCAACTAACCCCATGCAACATGCATATTGACAAGCTTGCTAGAGAAGCAGCATCAGGAGCCACTGAAGCTGGGGGGAAAACTCTGATATTCAATACGATTACTATCTCTGATGGGATTTCCATGGGGACTGCTGGGATGAAATATTCCCTTGTTTCAAGGGAAGTAATTGCTGATTCCATAGAAACGGTCGTTTGTTGTGAAGGGATGGATGGCATCGTAACCATTGGAGGTTGCGATAAGAATATGCCAGGATGCTTGATCGCTATTGCCCGATTAAACAGGCCCGCTGTCTTCGTTTATGGAGGCACAATACTCCCAGGGTGTTATAAAGGAGAGAACATCGACATTATTTCGGTTTTTGAAGCCGTAGGTTCTTTTTCTCAAGGAAAGCTCTCCAAAGAAGAGCTGCTTGCAATTGAACAACATGCCATTCCAGGTCCTGGTTCCTGCGGGGGGATGTACACAGCAAACACTATGGCTTGCGCTATCGAAGCAATGGGGATGTCCCTTCCAAATAGTTCTACACACCCAGCTGTTTCGCTTGAGAAAATCGAGGATGCTAGGCGCGCCGGCAGAGCAGTATTACAGATGATCAATCAGGGGATAAGACCAAGAGACATATTAACCAAAAAAGCTTTTGAAAATGCCATCACTGTTGTTATTGCTCTAGGCGGGTCAACGAATGCCGTCCTTCACCTCCTGGCTATTGCCCATGCTGCTGAAGTTGAACTGAGTCTTGAAGACTTTGACCGCATTGGACAGAAAGTCCCTGTCCTAGCCGATCTTAAGCCTTCAGGAAAACATTCCGTTGCCGATCTCTCTCAGATTGGAGGTTTAACTCCATTATTGAAAAGGTTACTGGACAAAGGACTCCTTCATGGCGACTGTTTGACTGTGACTGGAAAGAGTCTTGCTCAAAACCTTGAAAATGTTGCGGACTATCCGCCTTTTCAAACTATCATTCATGACTTTTCAAATCCGATTAAAAAGGATAGTCATCTAGTCATTCTACGGGGTAATCTGGCCCCAGAGGGAGCTGTGGCGAAAATAACAGGAATGGAAGGAAAGACCTTTACGGGCATTGCCCGGCCTTTTGATTCTGAAGAACAGGCTTTGGAAAAAATACTCGATGGGACGATTAAAAAAGGAGATGTTGTTGTCATTCGTTATGAAGGGCCCAAGGGGGGGCCAGGAATGAGAGAAATGCTTGCTCCTACATCCGCTATTATGGGCAGAGGGCTGGGGAAGGAGGTGGCATTAATTACTGATGGAAGATTTTCTGGAGGCACCCACGGCTTTGTGGTTGGCCATATTTGTCCTGAAGCAGCTATTGGGGGCCCTATTGCTCTTGTGGAAGAAGGAGACCACATTACTATCGATACAGAAAAAAAAGAAATTACCCTGCATGTTACTCCAGAAATCCTTCAAAAGAGACAATCCAAATGGACGTCTCCCCCCTTAAAGTGCCGCGGAGTCTTATATAAGTTTGCCAAAACAGTAAGCCAAGCCAATTTAGGAGCTGTTACCGATTTGTTGTAG
- a CDS encoding anthranilate synthase component I family protein: MVVVPTWNEDRGFYYGEKPLFTLSGDQEDWGEVKSVLKELSKIKKEQLGLVGYVGFEGNFWFGFYPCLSLFKDRFKLSAFLKSKKKSKASAFIRPAFVSNIGPQGYASMVTKAKEYIAAGDIYVINLARQISCQWEADPLSVLAFFLHEGKGLGGICYLDDAPQTLVCASPELFLQINGKRMTSKPIKGTRPRNGDRVSNRKNLLDLVQSEKEKAELLMITDLVRNDFGKVCHYGTVKVSQLWRITAHPHLYHMHCTIEGILSSAYDMIDAFLSNFPGGSVTGTPKKRAIEIIKELEPNPRGLYSGAIGYFMPQEAAFTMAIRLVVIEKGVATFHVGSGITYDSDPYAEYEETEQKAIFIKSALENCLK, from the coding sequence ATGGTGGTTGTTCCAACTTGGAATGAGGATCGAGGCTTTTATTATGGAGAGAAGCCCCTTTTTACTCTTAGTGGGGATCAGGAAGATTGGGGTGAAGTTAAATCCGTTCTTAAAGAATTAAGTAAAATAAAAAAAGAACAGCTAGGATTAGTTGGTTATGTAGGCTTCGAAGGGAATTTCTGGTTTGGCTTTTACCCATGCCTTTCTTTGTTTAAGGATCGTTTCAAGCTCTCTGCTTTTTTAAAAAGCAAAAAAAAATCAAAAGCATCTGCCTTTATTCGCCCCGCTTTCGTTTCTAATATAGGACCTCAGGGATATGCTTCAATGGTTACAAAAGCAAAAGAGTATATTGCCGCTGGTGATATCTACGTCATTAATTTAGCAAGACAAATTTCTTGTCAGTGGGAAGCAGACCCTTTGTCGGTGCTTGCTTTTTTTCTTCATGAAGGCAAAGGACTAGGAGGAATTTGTTATTTGGATGATGCTCCACAAACGCTAGTCTGTGCAAGTCCAGAGCTGTTTTTACAAATCAATGGTAAAAGGATGACAAGCAAACCTATCAAAGGGACAAGGCCGCGAAACGGCGATAGGGTTTCGAACAGAAAAAATCTTTTGGACCTTGTTCAAAGTGAGAAAGAAAAAGCGGAGTTGTTAATGATAACGGATCTGGTGAGAAATGATTTTGGAAAAGTTTGTCATTATGGAACGGTGAAGGTTAGCCAGCTGTGGCGAATTACGGCTCACCCGCATCTCTATCACATGCATTGTACCATTGAGGGGATCCTTTCCTCAGCTTACGATATGATCGATGCTTTCTTATCTAACTTTCCAGGAGGTTCGGTGACGGGTACCCCTAAAAAACGAGCGATAGAAATTATCAAAGAATTGGAACCCAATCCTCGAGGTCTGTATTCAGGAGCCATTGGTTATTTTATGCCCCAAGAGGCTGCTTTTACGATGGCTATAAGGCTTGTGGTGATTGAAAAGGGAGTAGCAACTTTTCATGTCGGCAGTGGCATTACTTACGATTCAGATCCTTATGCCGAATATGAAGAAACGGAACAAAAAGCAATTTTTATAAAAAGTGCTCTTGAGAATTGTTTGAAATAA
- the trmFO gene encoding methylenetetrahydrofolate--tRNA-(uracil(54)-C(5))-methyltransferase (FADH(2)-oxidizing) TrmFO: MKFCSAKGIVVIGGGLAGSEAAWQIAQRGIPVFLYEMRPFIPTGAHSGSNLAEIVCSNSFGSNLLSNASGLLLQELRILDSLLISIADSCSVPAGKSLAVDRERFSQMVTQNILKEPNITLIREEVVDLVFDSICIIATGPLTSPRLAARLEALTQSNSLYFYDALCPIVDASSIDFSSAFKASRYMDPANSGDYVNCPLTKEQYLELSRELANAERINLHDFEKELYFEGCLPIEIMAKRGEDTLRFGPLRPTGLIDPKTNKRPYAVVQLRQDNLAASLYNMVGFQTNLTYKEQDRIFRMIPALKNAEFIRYGQLHRNTFINAPKLLLPTLQFKDNPLLFFAGQLAGFEGYAANIASGLVAGINASRLFQGKEPIIFPRQTMIGELLWYICHADPLHFQPMKANFGLFDLTLEKNLPRDKAARNLFLSQRSLSNIEAFVRTILA; the protein is encoded by the coding sequence ATGAAATTTTGCTCAGCTAAAGGCATTGTAGTCATTGGAGGAGGGCTTGCAGGATCCGAAGCAGCATGGCAGATTGCTCAACGAGGGATACCTGTTTTTCTTTATGAAATGCGGCCTTTTATACCAACAGGAGCCCATTCTGGAAGCAATCTTGCTGAAATTGTCTGCAGTAATTCTTTTGGTTCCAATCTACTGAGCAATGCTTCTGGACTATTGCTTCAAGAATTGAGAATTCTAGACTCTTTGCTTATTTCCATTGCTGATAGTTGCTCGGTTCCAGCAGGAAAATCTCTTGCCGTAGACAGAGAAAGATTTTCTCAAATGGTTACGCAAAACATTTTAAAAGAGCCCAATATTACTTTAATAAGAGAAGAGGTAGTAGATTTAGTATTCGATTCGATTTGTATCATAGCAACAGGCCCTTTGACTAGCCCTCGTCTTGCAGCAAGACTGGAAGCGTTGACCCAATCCAATTCCCTTTATTTTTATGATGCCTTATGTCCAATTGTCGATGCTAGCTCCATTGATTTTAGCTCTGCTTTTAAAGCTTCTCGGTACATGGACCCTGCAAATTCTGGTGATTATGTTAACTGCCCCCTTACAAAAGAGCAGTATTTAGAGTTAAGTCGAGAACTAGCCAATGCAGAAAGAATCAACCTGCATGATTTTGAAAAAGAACTCTATTTTGAAGGCTGTCTGCCGATTGAGATCATGGCTAAAAGAGGAGAAGATACCCTTAGATTTGGCCCTCTTCGGCCTACGGGTCTGATCGATCCAAAGACAAACAAAAGGCCCTATGCCGTCGTCCAGCTACGACAAGACAATTTGGCAGCTTCTCTTTACAACATGGTTGGTTTCCAAACCAATCTTACTTACAAAGAACAAGATAGAATTTTTAGGATGATCCCTGCATTAAAAAATGCCGAATTTATTCGTTATGGCCAATTACACCGTAACACCTTTATTAATGCCCCCAAGCTGCTGCTCCCCACTCTTCAGTTCAAGGACAATCCACTTTTATTTTTTGCAGGCCAACTCGCTGGCTTCGAAGGGTATGCAGCTAACATTGCTAGTGGATTAGTGGCAGGAATAAATGCCTCAAGGCTTTTTCAAGGGAAAGAACCTATTATTTTCCCAAGACAAACAATGATCGGCGAACTCCTCTGGTATATCTGTCATGCTGATCCGCTGCATTTTCAACCGATGAAAGCCAATTTCGGATTGTTCGATCTGACCTTAGAAAAGAATCTACCTAGAGACAAAGCTGCTAGAAACCTTTTTTTAAGTCAAAGAAGCCTAAGCAATATAGAAGCCTTCGTTCGGACTATCCTTGCCTAA
- the hprK gene encoding HPr(Ser) kinase/phosphatase, with amino-acid sequence MKVQKNNFTAKCIPKITIGEFYKQHGELLHLSLVAGKKGFNRLIREGSINRPGLQLSGYLRYFPKQRVQIIGWGEMSYLKSLPIAESEERIRQLFLKKIPCLILSRGMTPPSFIVKQAEELGVPLFVSQLHTMRLINTVTICLEMDFAPRTNEQGSMVDIQGIGVLIKGPSGIGKSECVLSLVERGYSLVADDVTTIYCLEGRELVAKAPDISRFHMEVRGIGIIDVTTLFGLRAIRPEKKLDMVATLKEWEKGEEIERVHLEQDYYEIFNIRVPHVTIPIRPGRDLATLVEVAALDQKLRSMGYNAAAEFNEKLIKITGRNHRKG; translated from the coding sequence ATGAAAGTTCAAAAAAACAATTTTACGGCCAAATGCATTCCAAAAATAACTATTGGCGAATTCTACAAACAGCATGGCGAGTTGCTTCATTTATCCCTGGTGGCAGGCAAAAAGGGTTTTAATCGGTTAATTAGAGAAGGATCAATTAATCGCCCGGGTTTACAGCTTTCCGGTTATTTAAGATATTTTCCTAAGCAAAGGGTCCAGATTATTGGATGGGGAGAGATGTCTTATCTGAAAAGTCTTCCCATTGCAGAATCTGAAGAACGGATAAGACAGCTTTTTTTAAAAAAGATTCCTTGTCTAATTCTTTCCCGTGGAATGACTCCTCCCTCCTTCATCGTTAAACAAGCCGAGGAGTTAGGGGTCCCTCTTTTTGTCTCACAACTTCATACGATGCGGTTAATCAACACCGTGACCATCTGTTTGGAAATGGATTTTGCTCCTCGAACCAATGAACAGGGCAGCATGGTAGATATTCAGGGGATTGGAGTGCTTATAAAAGGTCCAAGTGGTATTGGGAAAAGCGAATGCGTCCTTTCATTGGTAGAAAGAGGATATTCTTTGGTTGCCGATGATGTTACAACAATTTATTGTTTGGAGGGTAGAGAATTAGTGGCTAAGGCTCCAGATATCAGTCGTTTTCATATGGAGGTAAGGGGGATAGGAATCATCGATGTAACCACTCTTTTTGGTTTGCGAGCGATTCGGCCGGAAAAAAAATTGGATATGGTAGCGACTCTTAAAGAATGGGAGAAAGGAGAGGAAATTGAAAGGGTACACCTAGAGCAAGATTATTATGAGATATTCAATATTCGTGTTCCGCATGTCACCATTCCCATAAGACCGGGAAGAGATTTGGCGACCCTTGTAGAGGTGGCTGCACTGGATCAGAAATTAAGATCGATGGGATACAATGCGGCAGCCGAATTCAACGAAAAATTAATTAAAATCACTGGAAGGAACCATAGGAAGGGCTAA
- a CDS encoding STAS domain-containing protein, whose product MIPHVGNGSLYYALTKDCGYIKVVGWGSFDKCNSLRLFYNQLLSSGIRRLIVDLQGCTYMDSTFLGTLAGIHIKFNQIMGELKIVNVSKKNLDSIATLGLDKIFKILMQWDNTPFADHIAPFDNHSLRKEDTPLTMLEAHELLIHLDPRNKTKFQDLVDYLKEEVGKSASKEDVQ is encoded by the coding sequence ATGATTCCTCATGTTGGTAATGGCTCGCTCTATTATGCTTTAACAAAAGATTGCGGCTATATTAAGGTAGTCGGTTGGGGCTCTTTTGATAAATGCAACTCTTTAAGATTGTTTTACAATCAATTGTTAAGTAGTGGCATTCGACGGCTCATTGTTGATCTTCAAGGATGCACCTACATGGACAGTACATTTTTAGGGACATTGGCGGGAATTCATATCAAGTTTAACCAAATCATGGGTGAGTTGAAAATTGTCAATGTTAGCAAAAAGAATTTGGATTCGATTGCAACTCTTGGATTGGATAAGATATTTAAGATTTTGATGCAATGGGATAATACTCCCTTTGCTGATCACATTGCTCCTTTTGACAACCATTCTCTCCGGAAAGAAGATACGCCACTAACAATGTTGGAAGCCCATGAGCTTTTGATCCATTTGGATCCACGGAACAAAACGAAATTTCAAGATCTTGTTGATTACTTGAAAGAAGAGGTAGGAAAGTCTGCATCTAAAGAAGATGTTCAGTAG